From a single Gimesia fumaroli genomic region:
- a CDS encoding tyrosine-type recombinase/integrase translates to MKQSSKQNRKTSFRIGKVRGDLRGKIWYLTYQENGKRLRPRIGPDKDHARQMAAQINSQLESHTHSVFNFEPVQIDELQTRWLNHHEQVLRSSLQTIRRYRAATTHLINFVREKGVASKTSQFQARHAEEFVHYLRTIKVAPNGHENSQKRPLLDKGIKYILQCCRSMFGYAIKRRHLSPYAENPFSCLDLDRIPIENAKAVSIFSPDQEKTFLEACDDWQFPIFLTLILTGLRPGELTHLLLPDDLDLKTGMLYVRNKPHLGWQVKTRNEREIPLIDELRDVLKITVGDRLTGPVFLQRRYSSASATPELNGQTEKQLEDLLKQRVAQEETASGKAINRNKWTKLSRTIWRDCGALKTDRIRTEFIRLTKQIELPRFTAPKSLRHLFATYLQDGNVDPLIRSELMGHSISATNGASHGLGMTATYTHSRPETKRKQLVKAFSHCSTVKCAMTKLRPK, encoded by the coding sequence ATGAAGCAATCATCAAAACAAAATCGGAAGACATCGTTCCGTATCGGCAAAGTCCGCGGCGATCTGCGCGGTAAAATCTGGTACCTCACCTATCAAGAAAACGGTAAACGTTTACGTCCCCGGATAGGTCCTGACAAAGACCATGCGCGTCAGATGGCAGCCCAGATCAATTCTCAATTGGAGTCACACACTCATTCCGTTTTCAATTTTGAACCGGTACAGATCGATGAATTGCAAACCAGATGGCTCAACCATCACGAGCAGGTTCTGCGTTCTTCCCTGCAAACCATCCGTCGCTATCGAGCAGCCACAACCCATCTAATCAACTTCGTCAGAGAGAAAGGTGTCGCGTCGAAAACCTCTCAGTTCCAGGCCAGACATGCTGAGGAGTTTGTGCATTATCTACGGACGATCAAAGTCGCGCCGAATGGGCATGAGAATTCACAGAAGCGCCCCCTCCTCGACAAAGGCATCAAATACATTTTGCAATGCTGCCGAAGCATGTTCGGCTACGCGATCAAACGACGACATCTTTCTCCGTATGCCGAAAACCCCTTCTCCTGTCTCGATCTGGACCGCATCCCGATCGAAAATGCCAAAGCTGTTTCTATCTTCAGCCCCGATCAGGAAAAGACATTTCTGGAAGCCTGTGATGACTGGCAGTTTCCTATCTTTCTCACTCTCATACTGACAGGTCTCCGACCAGGAGAACTCACGCATCTATTGCTGCCCGACGATCTCGATCTGAAAACAGGAATGCTCTACGTAAGAAACAAACCTCATTTAGGCTGGCAAGTTAAAACTCGCAATGAGCGCGAAATCCCATTGATTGATGAACTGAGAGATGTCCTAAAGATTACGGTTGGTGATCGACTCACAGGGCCTGTCTTTTTGCAACGCCGTTATTCATCAGCCTCAGCAACGCCTGAGCTAAATGGCCAAACTGAAAAGCAACTCGAAGACTTACTCAAGCAACGAGTAGCGCAAGAAGAAACAGCTTCCGGCAAGGCCATTAACAGAAACAAGTGGACGAAACTCTCACGAACAATCTGGCGCGATTGCGGTGCTTTGAAAACCGACCGGATACGAACGGAATTTATCAGATTGACAAAACAAATCGAACTACCTCGGTTTACAGCTCCCAAATCTCTCCGGCATCTCTTTGCCACATATCTACAAGACGGAAATGTGGACCCATTGATCCGCAGTGAACTGATGGGGCATTCCATTTCAGCAACAAATGGAGCCAGTCACGGCTTAGGAATGACTGCCACTTACACTCACTCACGCCCAGAAACAAAAAGAAAACAACTTGTTAAGGCTTTCTCACATTGCTCAACAGTAAAATGTGCAATGACGAAACTTAGACCGAAATGA
- a CDS encoding host-nuclease inhibitor Gam family protein: MSKTLSATDRPAECLGVDPVIESVEDLDKAIYELSFLGALDTSIDARCTEQIESLKSQYEKKKVLPFPPGRIVYIKERVEQLTALVCDYCRAHRSELLEGKKKTRTLPHGSVSFKDQPAKVEYRAGLKEADSMKLLDKLLNSTLIELILAWLKSICIFGSNKEARLLSEVVELKPKLSITKIKEAYEKKRLTTEHLKQLGLKYTKESEKLTVKYV, translated from the coding sequence ATGTCAAAGACTCTGAGCGCAACGGATCGACCAGCTGAATGCCTGGGCGTGGATCCCGTGATCGAGTCCGTAGAGGACCTCGATAAAGCCATCTATGAACTTTCTTTTCTGGGAGCGTTGGACACCTCGATCGACGCCCGTTGTACTGAGCAGATCGAATCCCTCAAAAGCCAGTACGAGAAAAAGAAAGTGCTGCCCTTCCCACCTGGTCGTATCGTTTACATCAAAGAACGTGTCGAGCAGCTGACGGCTCTGGTCTGTGATTATTGTCGAGCCCATCGATCAGAGCTGCTCGAGGGTAAGAAGAAAACCAGAACGCTGCCGCACGGTTCGGTCAGCTTCAAAGATCAGCCGGCCAAGGTTGAGTATCGCGCCGGTCTGAAAGAAGCGGACAGCATGAAACTGCTCGACAAGCTTTTGAATTCAACATTGATCGAACTGATCCTCGCCTGGTTGAAATCCATTTGTATCTTTGGATCGAACAAAGAAGCACGCTTGTTATCCGAAGTCGTCGAGCTGAAGCCGAAACTCAGCATCACGAAGATCAAAGAGGCGTACGAAAAGAAACGACTGACGACAGAACATCTGAAACAACTTGGTTTGAAATACACCAAGGAATCAGAGAAGTTAACGGTCAAATATGTTTGA
- a CDS encoding P1/P2 acidic ribosomal protein gives MMSIYPDPEESKLRDSICLLIVLIIAFVLLLFTLPGCQADQRTYQPFVEPPVPAERPVEKIRPAIHDAAVRVDEVLEKTPVPAVAEVLADDALDMIEKVDPLPKPAAPDPRAAEIIEPELEPVIIPDEDQSEQTESDIGTWIIVCFALIVLIYVSFQLLKGFKTDVKDSERNGSTS, from the coding sequence ATGATGTCGATCTATCCAGATCCGGAAGAATCAAAGCTACGCGATTCGATCTGTTTGCTCATAGTGCTGATCATCGCGTTTGTTCTGCTCTTATTCACTTTGCCTGGCTGCCAGGCAGATCAGCGGACGTATCAGCCGTTTGTTGAGCCCCCTGTTCCAGCTGAGCGCCCCGTCGAAAAGATCCGGCCTGCGATCCATGATGCCGCGGTCCGTGTCGATGAGGTATTGGAAAAGACGCCGGTGCCGGCCGTCGCTGAAGTCCTGGCCGATGATGCCCTGGACATGATTGAGAAAGTGGATCCCTTACCAAAACCAGCAGCCCCCGATCCCAGGGCGGCTGAGATTATAGAGCCGGAATTAGAGCCTGTGATTATTCCGGACGAAGATCAAAGCGAACAGACAGAGTCCGATATAGGGACATGGATCATCGTTTGTTTCGCTCTGATCGTTTTGATTTATGTTTCATTTCAACTGCTGAAAGGTTTCAAGACCGATGTCAAAGACTCTGAGCGCAACGGATCGACCAGCTGA
- a CDS encoding VOC family protein, which produces MILGCFSISLSVEDLKKSKEFYEKIGFEVFAGSESHNFLIMKNGETNIGLFQGMFESNILTFNPGWNQNAENTDSFTDVRELKKDFESKGIEVVDDSISGESGPSNFKIIDPDGNPILIDQHV; this is translated from the coding sequence ATGATACTTGGTTGCTTTTCAATAAGCTTGAGTGTCGAAGATTTGAAGAAATCTAAAGAATTCTATGAGAAAATAGGATTTGAAGTTTTCGCAGGTTCTGAGTCCCATAATTTCTTGATAATGAAGAACGGAGAAACAAACATTGGATTGTTTCAAGGCATGTTCGAAAGTAACATATTAACTTTTAATCCTGGCTGGAACCAGAATGCAGAAAATACGGACTCATTTACTGATGTACGAGAATTAAAAAAGGATTTTGAATCCAAAGGCATTGAGGTAGTAGATGATTCAATTAGCGGTGAAAGCGGGCCTTCAAACTTCAAAATAATTGATCCAGATGGCAACCCGATCTTAATTGATCAACATGTATAG
- a CDS encoding DUF1569 domain-containing protein, with protein sequence MVDNTERRKLEFRNLDEILAEVEKLASEDVRTTGNHTFGEILNHLALSLDVATGRVQGPPPPLFMRLIMPLMKRMVINSKPLKPGIKLPAKGEAFFWPDKEFDVPATVDYFKEAVNYYKVNGPIEKHPFFGKISKADCDELNCRHAALHLSFVHPV encoded by the coding sequence ATGGTCGACAATACTGAACGACGAAAATTAGAATTTCGAAATCTTGATGAAATTCTCGCAGAAGTAGAAAAGTTGGCATCGGAAGACGTTCGAACGACTGGAAACCATACATTTGGTGAGATTCTAAATCACCTTGCGCTGAGTCTCGACGTCGCTACGGGGCGCGTTCAAGGACCACCACCGCCACTTTTTATGAGGCTGATAATGCCGTTGATGAAGCGGATGGTGATTAATTCGAAACCGTTAAAACCGGGTATTAAACTGCCAGCAAAGGGCGAAGCTTTCTTTTGGCCGGACAAGGAATTTGATGTTCCTGCTACCGTCGACTACTTCAAAGAAGCGGTGAACTACTATAAAGTGAACGGGCCAATTGAAAAACATCCCTTTTTCGGAAAAATATCGAAAGCCGACTGTGACGAACTCAACTGCCGACACGCGGCACTCCATCTTAGTTTTGTACATCCTGTCTGA
- a CDS encoding VOC family protein yields the protein MIKINSSFPVFIVKSTTDAKAFYTDNFDFQVVFENEWYLHLVSGSGVQVGFMLPNQPTQPQIFHESHNGSGVIFSVETNDAESAYFEAKERDLDLVLSLRSEDWGQRHFVVKDPNGVYLDIVQVIEPKEEYQSGYETE from the coding sequence ATGATCAAAATCAATAGCTCATTTCCAGTGTTCATTGTCAAGAGCACCACGGATGCGAAAGCGTTTTATACTGATAACTTTGATTTCCAAGTTGTCTTTGAAAATGAATGGTATCTTCACCTGGTATCAGGATCAGGAGTTCAAGTTGGATTTATGCTACCAAATCAACCTACGCAACCTCAAATATTTCATGAATCACATAATGGCTCCGGGGTAATATTTAGTGTGGAAACGAATGACGCTGAATCAGCATATTTCGAGGCAAAGGAAAGAGACTTGGATCTTGTTTTAAGTCTTCGATCAGAAGATTGGGGACAACGCCATTTCGTTGTGAAAGATCCCAATGGAGTATATCTCGATATCGTCCAGGTAATAGAGCCAAAAGAAGAATATCAGAGTGGCTATGAAACAGAATAG
- a CDS encoding TfoX/Sxy family DNA transformation protein, producing the protein MKQNRKLIELRNIGKKIAVRLNEVGIFSENELRVIGPAEAHRMIKKKYANEVLPVCYYLYSFEGALKDKHWNEIDENRKRELRNQIS; encoded by the coding sequence ATGAAACAGAATAGAAAGCTAATCGAGCTACGGAATATCGGCAAAAAAATTGCGGTACGTCTCAACGAAGTAGGTATCTTCTCTGAAAATGAGTTGAGGGTTATTGGTCCTGCTGAAGCTCATCGAATGATAAAGAAAAAGTATGCCAATGAGGTATTGCCTGTATGTTATTACTTGTATTCATTTGAAGGGGCACTGAAAGATAAACACTGGAATGAGATTGACGAAAATAGAAAAAGAGAGCTCAGAAATCAAATCAGTTAA
- a CDS encoding Imm7 family immunity protein gives MLLGFGWCHLRSNRSPLSTATLATAVSIDAEIDKADEELWQNFREWMEQSAGSFLKWQLYEGLNNEHGLLTYCVSRNHRSSVVWDMLEWISKNGPGSYGLFYCHDDEDVMEQTGYNRNPPMDYDNVFRVHRLLNGELTELDDPFFGMIEGNICPVHPYNRPDED, from the coding sequence ATGTTGCTCGGTTTTGGCTGGTGCCACCTACGCAGTAACCGTTCGCCCTTGAGTACAGCCACGTTAGCGACTGCTGTCTCAATTGATGCTGAAATAGATAAGGCGGATGAAGAACTGTGGCAGAACTTTAGGGAATGGATGGAACAGTCTGCTGGATCATTTCTGAAATGGCAACTATATGAAGGGCTCAATAATGAGCATGGCCTGTTGACATATTGTGTGTCACGGAATCACAGATCATCGGTTGTTTGGGATATGCTCGAATGGATTTCTAAAAACGGTCCTGGTAGTTATGGATTATTTTACTGTCATGATGACGAAGACGTTATGGAGCAAACTGGTTACAACCGGAATCCTCCGATGGATTATGATAATGTTTTCCGAGTTCACCGCTTACTCAATGGGGAACTGACAGAATTAGACGATCCGTTTTTTGGTATGATTGAAGGTAACATATGCCCGGTGCATCCCTATAATCGCCCAGATGAAGATTAA
- a CDS encoding DUF4031 domain-containing protein: MQLQQQTLFDGLETEFPEQTESLVYVDRYQDCSHLFVDPETPLDELHSFAESLNLPGSAYKTTGAIPHYRLNKSQRNKALELGAMSCDDAGVDAMTHAWKLPVIGICVTVSADPSVPNTKDVRRTFGFRDLQPGALLKAAVRMQGQLGVTIKVIRVVSVRKEALSKMEHDREYGKREAAREGFPHLTGAEFVDCFCKKYKVVPSTPVTRIEFTYV; this comes from the coding sequence ATGCAATTACAACAGCAAACTTTATTCGATGGTTTAGAAACAGAATTCCCAGAGCAAACGGAGTCTCTGGTATATGTTGATCGCTATCAAGATTGCAGTCATCTGTTCGTCGATCCGGAAACCCCACTGGATGAACTGCACTCTTTTGCAGAGTCTCTTAATCTCCCGGGATCCGCATACAAGACGACGGGAGCAATTCCACATTATCGCTTGAACAAATCACAGCGGAACAAAGCGCTTGAACTGGGGGCGATGTCCTGTGATGACGCTGGTGTGGATGCGATGACGCACGCCTGGAAATTGCCGGTGATCGGAATCTGTGTCACAGTCTCAGCTGATCCGTCGGTGCCAAACACAAAAGACGTCAGACGGACTTTTGGTTTCCGTGATCTACAGCCAGGTGCATTACTCAAAGCGGCCGTCAGAATGCAAGGACAACTCGGTGTCACGATCAAAGTAATTCGCGTCGTCTCTGTCCGGAAAGAAGCTTTGAGCAAAATGGAACATGATCGCGAATACGGGAAGCGAGAAGCGGCTCGTGAAGGGTTTCCTCATCTGACCGGTGCAGAATTTGTGGATTGCTTTTGCAAGAAATATAAAGTGGTCCCGTCGACGCCGGTGACGCGGATTGAATTTACCTATGTTTGA
- a CDS encoding helix-turn-helix domain-containing protein: MAKRADILVRFGQRVRELRKEQGYSQENFAYACELDRTYVGGIERGERNLTIRKIEQIADTLGISLSELLEGV, encoded by the coding sequence ATGGCAAAACGAGCAGATATTTTGGTGAGATTTGGACAACGAGTCCGGGAACTTCGCAAAGAGCAGGGCTATTCTCAAGAGAATTTTGCCTATGCATGTGAGTTGGATCGGACCTATGTGGGTGGGATCGAACGCGGCGAACGGAATCTTACGATACGTAAAATTGAACAGATTGCCGATACACTTGGAATTAGTCTATCCGAGTTGCTTGAAGGTGTATGA
- a CDS encoding MPN domain-containing protein, protein MTGVTDAEHPRFVKDIVLVSQACTEVTVSFDDAAVADFFDDQIDAGRHPEQFARIWIHTHPGRSAEPSRVDHETFARVFGNCDWAVMFILARYGATYGELKQTGKTESEQLSVGIDFRGEFTGSNHAAWEGEYIRCIREAAPALEWESKFWPDPDADYSELWSRFLL, encoded by the coding sequence GTGACCGGGGTCACCGATGCCGAGCATCCCCGGTTCGTCAAAGACATTGTCCTGGTCAGCCAGGCATGTACCGAGGTGACTGTATCGTTCGATGATGCAGCGGTCGCCGATTTCTTTGATGATCAGATTGACGCCGGGCGGCATCCGGAACAGTTTGCCCGGATCTGGATTCATACGCATCCCGGGCGTTCTGCTGAGCCCAGCAGGGTTGATCATGAAACGTTTGCCCGCGTGTTTGGCAACTGCGACTGGGCCGTAATGTTTATTTTGGCTCGTTACGGGGCCACTTATGGGGAACTGAAGCAGACGGGGAAAACAGAATCGGAACAGCTCTCGGTTGGTATCGACTTCCGGGGTGAGTTCACCGGCAGTAACCACGCGGCCTGGGAAGGGGAATATATCCGCTGTATTCGGGAAGCGGCTCCGGCTCTGGAATGGGAGTCGAAGTTCTGGCCGGATCCAGATGCGGACTATTCGGAACTGTGGTCGCGGTTTCTGCTCTGA
- a CDS encoding ThiF family adenylyltransferase produces MNQVMNRFVRQSDLVPAEKLSSLTISVVGVGAIGRQVALQLASLGAQKIQLVDFDRVEATNITTQGYLATDVGRFKVEATTQTLQAIDARIEVERVTNRFRPGLPTGEVVFVCVDSISSRSAIWRSLREQCSFWCDGRMQGEVMRILTVTDLPSQEHYTTTLFRQAEAQAGACTSRSTIYTAGIAAGLMLHQFARWLRDLSVDRDLALNLLSSELVLAGE; encoded by the coding sequence ATGAATCAAGTTATGAATCGTTTTGTACGCCAGTCGGATCTGGTACCAGCCGAAAAACTGAGTTCACTGACGATTTCTGTGGTCGGGGTGGGGGCCATCGGTCGGCAGGTAGCCCTGCAGTTGGCGTCTCTGGGAGCGCAAAAAATCCAGTTAGTGGACTTTGATCGAGTGGAAGCGACAAATATTACAACGCAGGGATACCTGGCAACGGATGTGGGGCGATTCAAAGTTGAGGCAACGACCCAGACGCTCCAGGCCATCGATGCCAGAATAGAAGTGGAACGGGTGACTAATCGCTTTCGGCCGGGCTTGCCCACAGGGGAAGTCGTATTTGTCTGTGTGGACTCGATCAGCAGTCGCTCTGCGATCTGGCGATCGCTCCGGGAGCAGTGTTCGTTCTGGTGCGATGGGCGGATGCAGGGAGAAGTGATGCGGATCCTGACAGTTACAGACTTGCCCTCGCAGGAGCACTACACGACGACACTGTTTCGTCAGGCAGAAGCTCAGGCTGGTGCGTGTACTTCCCGCAGTACAATTTATACCGCCGGCATTGCTGCCGGGCTGATGTTGCATCAGTTCGCACGCTGGCTGCGAGATTTGTCCGTTGATCGTGATCTGGCACTGAATTTACTGTCAAGTGAACTGGTTCTCGCCGGTGAGTAA
- a CDS encoding tyrosine-type recombinase/integrase yields MVRKTDDTKPEDFSQKQVEPVAKSSTWCDKYKAKHRWIRIEKFPDGIEPPQKVRIYRQNDYFRLQFWDPAAKKNLTERVDGDLVTAIFRAREIEERLKHFRSSGLGRGKLKNQSLLDLYQSHLQRRADAGEIDPKTVRRYGSALEHYRCFVNQPLISTECPSATNVNRELVLQFQSHLKNLQISSNGHPNTEKHSMVSTDYVLDVVRGMYIWAADPDRGNLMPSGFRNPFQGKFRQTESVAPDLFGEPDITVPMAVEFLKKCDSYQLQLFALLIFYGLRASEPCFLFRDNLTSDGWLKVVCLPQISYRTKGRRDKRLPLLEPIRTLFEKHSRHMQVGLLLHRRSVWEGTEKSPLVNYSLNEITKEYNSRCRKSTNLSAEQGIQIRDQLLQEAGGLKYDHIENEFHRLADQLSWPAEATLKDFRHLFSTAMMNAGMPEYYRKYLMGHAVSKSAISTYTHLDQLREHYLEACQRQFQPLIVIFTSRSTQMCSAA; encoded by the coding sequence ATGGTTCGTAAAACAGACGACACCAAACCAGAAGACTTTTCCCAGAAACAGGTGGAACCTGTTGCGAAAAGTTCGACCTGGTGTGATAAATATAAAGCCAAACATCGCTGGATTCGTATCGAGAAATTCCCGGACGGGATTGAACCGCCTCAAAAAGTACGTATCTACAGACAAAACGACTACTTTCGGCTTCAGTTCTGGGACCCAGCTGCGAAAAAGAACCTCACAGAACGGGTCGACGGTGACCTGGTGACCGCAATCTTTCGTGCCCGGGAAATTGAGGAACGACTCAAACACTTTCGCTCATCCGGGCTGGGTCGAGGAAAACTGAAAAATCAGAGTCTGCTGGACCTCTATCAAAGTCACTTACAACGTCGAGCCGATGCCGGTGAAATCGATCCCAAAACGGTCAGGCGATACGGATCAGCATTAGAGCATTATCGCTGTTTTGTGAATCAACCACTGATATCAACGGAATGTCCATCTGCCACTAACGTCAATCGAGAATTGGTCTTACAGTTTCAATCGCATCTTAAAAATCTGCAGATTTCTTCAAACGGGCACCCCAATACAGAGAAACATTCCATGGTTTCCACTGATTATGTTCTCGATGTCGTAAGGGGAATGTATATTTGGGCGGCGGATCCCGATCGTGGGAACTTGATGCCATCCGGCTTTCGAAACCCTTTCCAAGGAAAATTCAGACAAACTGAGTCAGTTGCACCGGACTTGTTTGGTGAGCCCGACATCACAGTCCCCATGGCGGTAGAATTTCTGAAAAAATGCGACAGCTATCAGCTTCAACTGTTCGCCCTGTTGATATTTTATGGCCTGAGGGCTTCCGAACCCTGTTTTCTTTTCCGGGATAACCTGACCTCAGATGGCTGGTTGAAAGTCGTCTGCCTGCCCCAGATCAGTTACAGGACCAAGGGGAGACGGGATAAGCGGCTGCCTTTGCTTGAGCCTATTCGGACATTGTTCGAGAAGCATTCCCGCCACATGCAAGTAGGGTTGTTACTTCACCGGCGTAGCGTGTGGGAAGGAACTGAAAAATCACCATTGGTTAATTATTCCCTGAATGAGATCACCAAGGAGTACAACAGTCGTTGCAGAAAAAGCACAAACCTCAGTGCAGAGCAGGGGATACAGATTCGAGATCAATTACTCCAGGAAGCGGGCGGACTTAAATACGATCATATTGAAAACGAATTTCATCGCCTGGCTGATCAGTTATCCTGGCCAGCCGAGGCGACGCTTAAAGATTTCCGCCATCTGTTCAGCACAGCCATGATGAACGCCGGGATGCCAGAATACTACCGTAAATACTTGATGGGCCATGCCGTCAGCAAGTCTGCAATCAGCACTTACACCCACCTGGATCAGTTACGAGAACATTATCTGGAAGCCTGCCAAAGACAGTTTCAGCCCTTGATCGTAATTTTCACCAGTCGCAGTACTCAGATGTGTTCAGCAGCTTAA
- a CDS encoding recombinase family protein: MIRPQLDFRKPLNYIRYGRMSDPNQNPSSPDQQFNTIDLVLRRCGYQHWKNLADYRDDGISGRLLRKRLGYQNMLFDIKSGAISPDVILVDDIDRFGRVDDLKEIRRDLYNKYGVLILDAKSNFGDPNTPQGRIYNSIEEIRAVEEGKTKAHRVFRGKRDAISQGRWSGGKPPFGYQLETRQENANGHSHSYSIIVPDPETANTIKLLFQKADETGWGQDRLCKFLNNHEDVPEHQKPFHGSTVGSWLDNEIYIGKMVWPKVTTDIISDCRVIEKIPVEEQLCIDDYCTPIVEPDVFDRVRRIRKTRGKLRKAALAKTTPKSDKQIKAPAPGMTLRYLLTGLVRCGHCNRSMVPSRGGSYVTKNNETREYTAYTCPGYKSGICSNNKTIPEKWLRQMVIDAIKSRLFPSG, from the coding sequence ATGATTAGACCACAGTTAGACTTCAGAAAACCTCTCAATTACATCCGTTACGGTCGAATGAGCGACCCTAACCAGAACCCATCAAGCCCTGATCAGCAATTTAATACAATTGATTTGGTATTGAGGCGATGTGGGTATCAACACTGGAAGAATCTGGCTGACTATCGCGATGATGGAATATCCGGACGACTGCTCAGAAAACGACTTGGTTACCAGAATATGCTGTTTGACATCAAGTCTGGTGCTATTAGTCCTGATGTTATCCTGGTTGATGATATTGACCGATTTGGAAGAGTGGACGATCTGAAAGAGATCCGTCGTGATTTGTATAACAAATATGGGGTGTTAATCCTGGATGCAAAATCCAATTTTGGAGATCCCAACACTCCTCAAGGACGTATTTACAATTCTATTGAAGAAATACGCGCCGTCGAAGAAGGAAAAACGAAAGCACATCGTGTTTTCAGAGGTAAACGGGATGCGATTTCGCAAGGTCGCTGGTCGGGTGGTAAACCTCCATTTGGTTATCAACTCGAAACCCGACAGGAAAATGCAAACGGCCATTCTCATTCTTACAGCATTATTGTTCCAGATCCTGAAACAGCAAACACAATAAAATTACTGTTCCAAAAAGCTGATGAGACAGGCTGGGGACAAGACCGATTATGCAAATTTCTTAATAATCATGAGGATGTACCAGAGCACCAAAAACCGTTTCATGGTTCCACAGTGGGTTCATGGCTTGATAATGAAATTTACATAGGAAAAATGGTTTGGCCCAAGGTCACAACAGACATCATCAGTGATTGCCGGGTTATTGAAAAGATCCCTGTCGAAGAACAGCTGTGTATCGATGACTATTGCACGCCAATTGTGGAGCCCGATGTATTTGATCGAGTCAGACGAATAAGAAAAACGCGTGGAAAATTACGGAAAGCTGCACTAGCTAAAACCACACCGAAATCGGACAAGCAGATCAAAGCTCCTGCTCCAGGTATGACACTTCGCTATTTATTGACAGGCCTGGTTCGCTGCGGCCATTGCAACAGATCTATGGTTCCAAGTCGGGGCGGTAGTTATGTCACGAAAAACAATGAAACTCGCGAATATACAGCTTACACTTGCCCAGGCTATAAGTCCGGGATCTGCTCCAACAATAAAACGATTCCTGAAAAATGGCTTCGTCAAATGGTAATAGATGCTATCAAAAGTCGTCTGTTCCCTTCAGGCTGA